ACGAAAACGGAAGATACGACTCCATCACGACAAtcctagaggaggaggagggccaCGTGGCATATTCGCAACACTTTCCCGAAACGCCTACAGGAGGAGGACGAGGGTTGACACATCAGCATTTCTCCGAGTTGGTCAATCGGTTAATATGGACTGTTGTCTATATGGGAAAAATAATAACCTGGAACCCGGCCTCGAGCTTCTCTCTGGCCACCACTTCGGCCTTCTTCTTTTTGTTCTGTGCGTCCACGAGCTTCTCTCTAGCCGCCACTTTGGCCTGCAGCTGTTCATCCTATTCGTCCATGGCTTGTGCCCGTGCGGCCTCGGTTGCCTCCAACGCGGCATGTAATATGGCGAGTTCCTTCACAAATAGGTTGCGACTCAAGAATGTAAAGACAATGGCATATATGAAAGCTACAAACCTAGAGCCATGCAATCTCACATGATTGAGTCGTCGGGTGACTCCTTATGGAGGGACTTGAGCTTGTGCCTTGCGCCCGCATCTGACTTAGCTTGGGATGTGAGGACGTGGCGATCGCGATACAAACCTAAAGTGCTTCTACAACAATGCATAGAGCAGTTAAATAATTACCGAGCATCGGGATAATGATCAATGCAGTGACAGAGGTACATTCCCAAAAATCAACCTAGATGTGGTCGGCCTTGCTGACATTATTCTCACCCCAAGCGGCTTTGTAGTGCTCCCAGCTGAAGCCTGGCATCGCCGGCTTGTCTTTGCTCAGCTAGACTGAACCAGGGAAGTGTTCTTCAAAAGAGATCCAATGTGGTGGTTCAGCTGGCGCTTGTGCCCACCGTCGGTAAGACGCGTGCACAATGAAAAGGAAAAACATATGTGAGTGTCCAAATATTAATATGCTAAATAACTTGTAAAATCTTCTTTTACTTGTCTCCACTAGGTTCGAGGAGAGGCCGGCGGTCGGCGGGCGTGGGTTCCTTCGGTGCCTCCGACGGTCCACAGACAGAGTGTTTCCTCTCCGCTCTCGTTGAGGTGCCATATGCCAAGTCGTCCCCATGCCCCGTCTCCCATGCCTCATCATCCTCCTCGGTACCGAACCCATCCTCGTGGTCAGGGAAATCTTGTGTATCCTCGTCCTCATCGGAAGGGGACCGACGGTGGTCCTCCATGGCTGAGGGTATAGAACCAGTCGAGGACCCTTTGTGCTTGGCAAAATCGCTTCATCATCATTGACGAAGCACTTGCTATAAGAAAGACGGAATTAACTTGTTATAGAATTTTCACTAAGAGCTTTGTTATGAAAATAATATCTATACATATGCAGTTGATGATTTTGCTACAAGAAGAAAGTTTAAAGGcctttatttttttgaaaaggggcgcttcattacttaaaaggtttaagcattacacccaGACTGtgtataactaagatgcacacagccaaacaaagTCCTCTCGCACAAACGAAAAATAAAAAGGCGGAATACAAAGATAGAGTCCGTATAACGCCTAAAGTGGAGGCgggccaatcctaagatcatgttGCCACCCATGTTTGATAAAAGTATCCCTCTCCGTCTCCTCTAATCGTGTACACACCCCCGTAAATAGGTCCCGATTCTCCACGGGTTGTAGAGAGGATcataaacgaagagtcccggtacatatgtagataacctgcatttgagaagtacttttatcgttaaacGCCTTTATGAAGATTGAAAGAAAGTATAAACTAGGCATGGCTTCTCCCCGCAACCAATCAAACTAAGCATATTAACAGAATTGTACGATATGTTTGTGAAGTTAAACTTACTGGACATTGTGTCTTGTCATTGTGTCCGGTCGAGAAAAAAATCCAAATATACATGAATCATCACAATAAATTGGCAAATACCATCAATTCGATTCCCAGTTGTAATACACTTAATTTTGAATTTCCTAGTTATACAATTTTGAAAAAATAGATAAAATTGAGATATGTAGAGGACCATTTTATTGTAATATTTCAATGATCTGCCAGTCGGCGAGCCGGCCATTCGATGGGAGATGGAGGCTGGCGAGCAGCCGGGCAAAGATGATGCACACAACACGTACAAAGGTACGGGGATATCGATCGATCAATCAATCGACGATCAGGTTTGAGTTCCTCCCTCTACGTGCACGCGCGCGTGCGTTTTATGTGCGTCGCTATCCAGATGGGCCACTACACGCGAGATATGCTATTGCTGCGTTCTTGCGTCGCTGGATTTTGGCCGGCTGACCGGTGTCCAAGCCAAATACGTGACCTGTATATAAGGCAAGAGGAAATTCTACCCGGTGTCCAGTGACTCGCAGTGACCTACTCTGTCGAACTATCTGGCCTCCCACCATTGTCCAAAGGGGAGAAGAATTTGCGACTGCTATGGAAGAAAAACAACTAGGATGCTCTGGTATATTCACTCCACAGGTCATCATTTGGTTTGCTGCGAATGCATCCAACTAGGATGCTACTCCACAAGATGCCATCACCTAATGACATCATTTATTTAACATATGGTTTCCTCTAACCAAATGCGCATCATATTAAGTTATAGCAAACACAACAAAATATAAATTAAGACAACAGTACCAAGAGTTGGTAGTATGATACATGTAGTCTAGCTATTTCTTGCAGTCTCATCTATACATTGGTTGGTTCATGTTAACAAGGAAAAGTTGTTAGTAGCTTGTTAGCCGCCACAACAATAACATAGTGAACGCTTTATATTCATCTATTTTATTTTGAGGGAACTAACTTAAGTTGTCTGTAGCTACCTACCTAGGTGGGGGAAATTAGTGGGCTAACAGACTAAATTTGGCCCGTACTGCTGCCGGCCATCATTTGATTTGCCGTCACCAAACTAATAAATTTTGTctaaaaaactaacaaaataaatatTTAACATATGGTTTTAAGCGAGCGCCTTGGTGCGTTAGGTTAGCTATCTATTGTTGGGGCAAGTTGGATTGTTTTTGTATATAAACCAACATTGAACAGGTAGCCTGTCCGTATCAATAGAACTTTTAAAGTCAAGATAGATAAATACGTATAGGACGCCAATTTTCTTCACGCTCCATAGAAGACTAGGGATGCTGCCACCCTAATTTCCGGGGAAGTGGTACACAAAGGAGAGTGGTGGTAGAGGAAAGGTACCGGCATCGGTGAAGAGGGCGACTGGACGTGGGAAGTCTGTTGCGGCAGTGCCCGCCCTCTCGGCACTTGGTGCTGCGCGGGAGAGGTGCCGGGCCTCGTCAATGGCCATGCCATGGGTGTGGGCCTTGACCTGAAGGGGTTAAGACTTTTAGAGCAGAAAGCTgtaatatttatattattttatttccttatagaAATAGAGGGTACAAATGAGACTAAATTCTGAGAAAAAATAGTAATCTTTGTTTGATTTTTATTTTGAAAGAATTCAAATGATAAACCATTTTAGTCTTCATCCTTTTGATTGGTATCTGTCAAAAATTATGTGTGGAAATTTTGAGAACAAAATATGTCGTTGTTTGATTTGTTAGTATGAGTGAGGCAAAGAAATTTATTTAGGTGACAACTAAGACGGTGCTTTTTTTTTGAGACAGTAGTCAGGCATCCATTATATAGGTAAACAGTTACAGAACCGCACGGAAACATTGCAAAAAGGACCCTCGAgaaagaaataatacaaattaGTCCTTGAAGATCCCAGCAAACTGCAACACCATCGTTTTCCTCTGTAAACTGAAGCCGCCAGTGCACCCAAGACCGAGGGAGCACCATTGTAGCAAGTGCTTTGTGAGCCGATTATGCAACTCGCCGGTGGTGGCAAGATCGAGTACCTTGTGGCTCGTCGGCCGGAGGTCTTCTCCATGCCCCTCGGACCCCGGCACCTTCGTCCTCAACCGATGTAGTCGAACAAGAAACACAGGGATGCCGGACGTCATCCTCAAACCTGGATCCGGTTGAACCATTCCTCGACAAAAGCCGCTGGCAGCACAAACCGAAGAAGCAGCAGATGTCGACCCACTCCTAAACAAACTTCCCAAACCTCGCCGCGGCACTGGAGTATATGCTAGCACAACGGAACTGAGATTGGAAGATAAAAGGTCACCGGCGTGGTCATTGCCGCCGCTTAGCCTACAACGCATGGATGCACTGTTGGCACCGCCTCTCGCGGCGCagcttcttcttctacctctaaACTCACTCTTTGTTTCTCTCAAACACACAGGAACACCCACACCCACACATGTACCAAGGAAGAAAACCAGCCAGCTTTGCCGTGAGGCACTTCCTTGGCAATCACAAGTGCTACATCTTTTCTCAGCCTCCCGGCCTCTTTACTCATTGACTGAAATGACTATTTATACACACGGCAAGCACCCATGCCATCTAAACTCACGCCACTACTTTGACCCACTAACTAACTACCTAGCTGCATGCACACACACGCACCACTTCTGCCATGCATGcacggatccggcttgcctgctccctcgccatgctcccatccgtgctcccactccatcctacggctgtctttttctcctttttctttctaatctaatcatcttcccccctgattttaagggggtggggtcGGGCCTTATCTTGTTCCAATTAAATCATGCCAcctatgcgggagcacggatgggagcacgttgggggagcaggcaagtctcgtcctgcATGCACACACAATGGCCAGCCACACACATTGGCTTGGTCCGGTTATTACTCAACTGACTAACAGCACACACACGTCCCTGCTTGAGTTGCTTCCAAGTTTTTGCAGGCCTCTAGCTGAATTGGCGCATGCCACAACTTATGCGTCCGATTCTTGCTCCATCTGCACGCAACTCGGCCGTCAGACTCGCGGAGCTTTAACGCATGCATCTAACTACCATGCATAATTAGCATTGCCTTGTGCACGTGAACACAACCTGACGTGCACACATAACCACAGCTCAACTACAAGCATAATATAAACATATCTAATCGTATGCACTAATAACAAGATTAGTTCTAACACGCACAAACCCCACCGGTGCACAACACCAGCAAAAATACGAAGTCCCCAGTTCTCCGGTGACGACATTGACACCGATGGGTTCAACAGCTCTTGGTTGGCGACGAGCCTGGCGAGGACATGAGGAGCGAGGCAGACCTCCAGTTCCATGCCCCCGGCCCCTCTGCCGTCCTCAAAAACCGTGATCAACCCGTCCAGCTTGTTTCCCGGGCCAGTCCGGACGCCCAGCGGCCTGCCCCAGCCAAAGTCATTGCCATACACATCAAACCGCGGCGAGCCGCTCAATATCACAATGGCAGGATCTCCACGTAAGTCAGGCGAGTATCTTAAGCTGGGGTTTTTCGACCAAGACACGAGCTCGTCTCTCACCATCGCCTCGTCGACCGAAGCCACGGTACGGTTGAGTAGCCAGGCCGTCCAGCCCAGCCGGCCGTTCCCCAGGATCTCGCCGACTGGGTGCCTAGCAGCTGCTCCTGCAATCGCGTTGCCCACGTAACCTTGTGGAATGCCCTTCACCCGTGTCCTGCATCCGACGGGGAGGAGGAACCTCGTCTCCCGGTCCGGCGCTAGCCCCCGGGCTCGACACACCGCTAGCAGGGCCTGCAAGGACGATATGGTGGCCGTGGCCGTGCCGGCCATCTCGGCATTCgctttggccttgagcttctttatGCTCTCCGGGGAGAAATGGATGGAGCATTCCAAGTATTTgacaaaaaaactaccacattagaaCTACCATTTTCAAAAAAATTACTGATAACTaccaatttttttaattttgtgactaaaaactaTCACTTTTGTAAAATGGTCAGTTTAGACGATTTAAACACGTttatgacatgcaggacccactcGTCAGAGCTGATGTGGCAGCAAAGTCAACTCCGTTTATTTTGACCGTTACATTGACTAttaatacactagtagaaaacaggcctattgtcccggttcataagggccttttgtcccgcttccagaaccgagactaaagggtcgttactaatgccctgaccctttagtcccggttctaaccagaaccgggacagatgggcctccacgtggcctgcgcgctgagcccaggcaggagggcctttggtcccggttggtggcaccaaccgggaccaataggcctccacgcgtcagcatttctgtggctggggtttttgttttttttttgaagggggggggggggttgggggttttggggggttaatttaggtatatattgtgttagatagctaattaatagagagaagtgtcctctcttatgtccgtgcttggtcgacactacgtactacatacatatagagaggactagacatgctagctagctagtaagcaaacgaaggaaggagaagatcgtcatgaacatatatgcatacagagagaagtgatattgaccacctctccttctccgagagattggtcaaacaacaagttctcgtatatctatccgacactaccggctacatatatacaataattatctcttacaaatataatctcctaaattacggacgcatggtccacatagtattctccgtcttcagcgatcacgtggtcaagaaataatgtcgtcaattcctcttgaattgctcacatgcgatctggtgctaggagttcatcccgcatccggaACATCTAATTTAaacaagggggtcaatacatatatatatatgaatgaatgaaactcaacacaaatgatggtaataaaataaaattgtgaatattgttatttacgcagtTCATATTGTTCGGCagagtagccccccccccccggtcacaggtcgtgtggcggatggactcgcagacgtagtatccacataaatcattcccttattcctgccacaaccactttacaagaaaatagaggtcaatcaaactaataagcaagaatgccaaatggttttgatgaaactagcgcttgaatcactctAGGAGCtgcacggaacatgctactatagtacttactttcgggtgtctaaattccagctccttcggcagtcccggagcttttctggtgaattttctccaaaccctgccggacaaagaaaacaattacttgatatcaggaaatgaacaaagttgctgatatggtgtataatgatcgatttaacttacttcttgaggatttcagtcatgtccgcatactccttgggatcttttcgtttagagtccaagacagttactactccctgctcaagcctaatctctaggagaatatagtggtacctgcacacgcatgcataactcatcaattacattgctataacctggactaatatataagggaaaccgaatatgcacaagacagtaacactcacttgaagttgtaaggaaagagtattatatctttgttttcatttattttgaatgatcgtagcaagttggcctcggtatcttcgggacgatgttcaacctcagttgcatctgtgagatatgtgttaacgaacccaatatcaccgatttgtcttttcttcaattcagcgatcttcaatctgcataatatagtgaggataattataaatacatgcaatgaaagagctgaacTATATAGatagacttaatgacagaagtagtagtacttacagacagtagcaggtgaccgttgctttatcgagggccaattgattgaaaaactgatagaactcctcaaatggaataggcaacaattcaattccaacgaggtcatgctccggtttaactctcgcatacaaagtactcctcccccagactctctacagattttcaagtaccaatcatgcaatcttcgcatcatcgttattagagatttttcatctttgacgagaggcttcccatactcgtatctgtgtatctgcacctccatgggatcataatgtacatcgtcgggcaggtaatcgtcaagattgctataaccgggcaccatcctcggatcgacgatgtcgctaggcaccttgagcgggggcacgattgcttcgcttgttcaccgagctgggcaatttaTTTCCCAGCTggtcgtcgttctttcatcctttgatcactgactgtacttcccgaccgctccgcttcggcccatgtctttgcaataatgtgctcatagttgcctttcggcggagacttggttggttttgccagggcagccagagtgcgcttcactttcaccggatctaccttctcctccggaggtggatgtctctttgctttcaacccttgaaaccagtcatccactttggttcgcgcgatcttcgcgttctcctacggggtcctctcgtatggtaacttctgtggactcttcagagaaggaccgaatctgtatgtcctcccacctctagctgtactgctagacgccggccgaacagacggagcggctgtcttctttacttgcttatgaggcggaggagaaggactacgacgcgccggagcagctgccggagcgacggcgggtctcttccgcccttgctgacgaggcggagaaggaggaggctggctactcgggcgcgccagcgcaggcggagaaggaggcagagtgccgccacgcgccggagaaggagccgaccGAGGGTCCTAATcgtcactcgccgaaggaggaggcggtggaggaggcgaagtgccctgactcgccggaggaggaggaggaggcggaggcgtccagttcggaaggttgatgagctccttccgccataggcatggagtcttcagagaagaacccagccgagtctccccttctccGGTACGGTGgtcaagcgggaggtcctcaaatccctccgttatttcatccaccatcaccttagcatatccttttggaatcggccagcagtgaaaagttgcgccgggttcattaggaaaaacagagccaacagccgccttgaccttcatattaatccattgcgtcataaggtggcaattttgagcctccgtgatagcatccacgggatagctggcaggagccgtcaagacaagctccggctgaagcagctcggtggaagccacactgcttctctgctgagatggcgggctagcttcaggggaagcttcggcaagtCGTTTGctacgatttgcttctcgttcctctatcgcttgtacccttgcgtgcagcgcatgcagttcggtctgctgcacttttttcctcctctcgtggcttttgtaaccgcctgcgtccggaaacccagccttccacggaatggagcttggcgtgcctcatgtccgtccaggatgctcaggatttccgagggcctttgtgagctcgtcgttctctctgtctggaaggaacgtccctttctgcgctgcagcgatatagtaccgaagcttcttcaagggtatgtcaagttgctcgtccgtccaaatgcacttccctgttacagggtccaaggttccgccagccccgaagaaccaagtccggcaacagtctggccagttcattgtctctggttcgatccctttttcaaccagatcattctcagccttggcccacttaggccgggctacgaggtagccacctgaccccgtgcgatggtgatgcttcttcttcgcagcatttttcttgtttgtcgccgacatcttcttactcttttccgatgtcttgttggccacaaatgcgggccagtgatctctgatcttctcatatctgcccttgaattccgGTGTCTCTTTTTTATTGACAAACccattcagctctttcttccacctcctgaataggtctgccatcctcttaagagcaaaagacttgattaattgctctttaactggcttctccggatcgtcctctggtggtagggtgaaatttgacttcagctcagtccagagatcatttttctgcatatcattgacgtaagacacctcagggtcttctgtagccggctttaaccattgctggatgctgatcgggatcttgtccctaaccagaaccccgcactgagcaacaaatgcgttctttgttcggatgggttcaatcggttggccgtcgggcgcgattgctatgatctcaaacctttcatccgagctcaactttttcttcgggcctcgtcccTTTACCtcagttgtgcttgatccggagggctataaaaaaagaataaagacttaattaatatgtgtacataccaaaacaatgaatgcatcaattagctagtcagcataggcttaactaatatatatacctggccggactcggttcggtcaccggagccgtcatcacggtctccttcttgcaccggcattaggtcaccggagccagcttcttcaccctctccttccagaccatcggtgtcgttgagaaacaacgagacggcatcacttccttctgcggttatgtccctcaacaacgcttcttttgcttcgtctcgggcggtgtccatagtttctacaaatatttacaacatggcaattattattcaaacatgtcagatggatatattagtggcaaacgtagaactagctagctaatcatagtaaggaatcatatatattaattagtggcctcgacgctgcttctctagggtttggggtggcctcatcaacgcttcaagggtttggggtggcctcgaaagagtttgtcgggtaggggcgcgacgggagggggtaggagaccgacatcgtttttttctagggttttggtgtcctcgagagttttggtcgaccGAGAGGGTCAGGGGGTGCTCCCGCGGTATAAGTTATcacagtcgagagggggtatatatatcgaccgcccctcatgtcgaagttatccgaggggtatatcgacccccgctcgtgttgaagttatcgggagagggaatagaggagaagaagaaaggaatagaggagaagatcgaagaaaaaaaagaagaaaaagagaggagaagaagaaaggaatagaggagaagaagaaaaaatagaatatattctattttctcttcttctcctctatccctttgttcttctcctcttctttttcttcttttttcttcttcttatttatttctcctcttcttcctctcctcttcttctcctttcttcctcttcttatttcctttttcctctcattctttttcttcttcttcctttcctaggtagatatataaaacttttctaaaaatgtaacttttgcatatatacatggaaaaaatgttatcggggagggggtatatcgacccccccccccttgaccctcttttccttcttcttccttcttccttcttcctcttttcttctccaacacaaaacacatcgtctcatctcatctcatttcatccaaaaataattctttgcatatgaacattttttaaatattaatgagcatatgaacatacatatcaccaaaaatagacctttttcttggtaacaaaaaaaatgcaaaaacgagaattatacagcatatacagagcattatacactgaacatacatacatacatacatacagtgAGCATATACAGAGCATCatacggcgacggcgacgatggttggCGGTGGCGCGCGCTTACGGATGACGTGCGGGGACAACAATGAGAAGGAAAtgggaggaggcaggggctcacagcgcggggaGCGGTCGAGGTCGCCGGCCGGAATCGGTGCGGCGGAGGATGAACGGCCTCGGGGATGAGTCGCGGGAGCCGGCGTGGTGCTTCCCcgcagcgacggcgacgacgagcacgggcgacggcgatggcgacgacgggcgcgggcgacgatgacggcgtcggcgggggcggtgcgggcgacgacgggggcgcgcGGACGGTGTCGGGGCGGCGTGCGGACGGCgcctgggcggcgggcggcgttggggcagcggacggcgtcgatttgggcagcctggcggcgtcgatgagctcggcgtcatCGGGCGGACCGGGAGGCAACTGGCGATgagttcgtcaaattttcctaagtgctacttatatacccaggcctttggtcccggttcgtggcacaaaccgggaccaatgccgccctttagtcccggttggtgccaccaaccgggaccaaaggcctcttttcagcagcccaaagggcggaaatcggcgtcctttggtcccggttggtggcacggcgtcctttggtcccggttggtggcaccaaccgggactaaaggggggcattggtcccggttcgtggcacaaactagGACCAATgccgccctttggtcccggttcgtcccaccaaccgggaccaatggccttgtgctgccccgcacccaaaagtttagtcccacctcgctagttgagagggctcgaaagtggtttataagcgctgctgcgcccaccctctcgagctcctctcaactgcaggctttcggacCTAATATgtcactgcaatgcctgtgggcctactgggcctgctgggggcctgaatcctggcccatggttgggtttctagttgtattcaggccgtggtggaccagtaggtggcatttttttcttttttgctatttattttttcatttctacttagaactaaatacttatagttttgtagtgatttattttttattttaggtcacaaaaattataaactttctgttagtggcattagttttaaaatttacatagtttaaatttgaattttttaaaatttgtgtgaatcactagtttatgaataactttactataaaaatttatttttgagtcaatctttttcctgctatttaatattactgtgttttatcattattctcaatttggtaattttagttagtcataacaaatattataggcattttttttcttttttgctatttattttttcatttctacttagaactaaatacttatagttttttagtgatttcttttttcttttaggtcacaaaaattataaacttttctgttagtgaacatagatgcaactatagagaaaattaaacctaaattcataatcaatttccatgaatttcagagaaattcattatgaatttaggtccaatttcctgtataggggcatctattttcactttgagaggagctcaacaacgcagagagggacgggcttataaacaggtgtgggcgcccttcggttggcgaggtgggactaaactccgggtgcaacgagggccaaccctttagtcccggtttgtggcacaaaccgggactaatggtcatgggccaggggcgagccctatttttttccagtttttttgttttgttttctgcattatttatttccttttgtttttttctttattttttaattctttttgcttttagttttagaaaaattataaactttctgttagtgccattagttttcaaatttgaaaacacatttttagtttttttgttttctttgttgctttatttattttattttgtttctacttacaacaaaatacttattgttgctatttttatttttttttccagtttttttgttttgttttctatattatttattttcttttgtttcttgctttattttttaattc
The window above is part of the Triticum aestivum cultivar Chinese Spring chromosome 2A, IWGSC CS RefSeq v2.1, whole genome shotgun sequence genome. Proteins encoded here:
- the LOC123186846 gene encoding uncharacterized acetyltransferase At3g50280-like, yielding MEGGGVQIISRRMVKPEYEKSSVSPEPQTVHLTPWDLRRITVGYIQEGVLLPKPPASCVQHLASSFARALGRFYPLACRFAVAPAASAGAPKGLTISLCCGDEGAKFVHAVAPEVDVSDISGPLRVIPRVVSSFFPLKGMLSTDAAVDPSRPLLAVQVTELADGVFVAMSLSHAAADGTTLWDLFNTWSKMIRSGHDGNSRNIFTAAPLSFERWFHDGCPVPIPLPFAKMQGMARRFECPPVQECSCSIHFSPESIKKLKAKANAEMAGTATATISSLQALLAVCRARGLAPDRETRFLLPVGCRTRVKGIPQGYVGNAIAGAAARHPVGEILGNGRLGWTAWLLNRTVASVDEAMVRDELVSWSKNPSLRYSPDLRGDPAIVILSGSPRFDVYGNDFGWGRPLGVRTGPGNKLDGLITVFEDGRGAGGMELEVCLAPHVLARLVANQELLNPSVSMSSPENWGLRIFAGVVHRWGCVHVHKAMLIMHGS